From the Thermococcus sp. genome, the window CCGCGAGGATGAAGTAGAGGGCCGAGAAGGAGTACCAGCCAGCTAGAAGGATGGCGTAGGCGTTTGACGTCAGGAGGGCAAGCCCCCAGCCGAAGAAAATCGAGCCGAACTGGGCCGGATGACGCATACAGGAGTATATTCCAACCGTTACAAGCCTCTCCGGTTTTCTGATGCCCTTCCTTATATCGAAGTGGCCGTACTTCTTCAGCGTTCTTCCGGCGATGGCGTTGAGGAGAAGACCGTAGGCCATCATGGAGAGGCCGAGCGGAACGGTTAGCCATCTGAGCCTATCGGGGAGTTCTCCTCCGGTGTAGATGCCGACCAAGACTATTACTGCCCACCACGAGAACCAGAAGGCGAACTTCGGAGCGAACTCGCTCTTCAATGACCTTCCCTCCCGTAAGGCTACCACCCTTCCCCCTATAAACGTTTCACCCGAATCCAAGAAACTCCACCAACAGCTTAAAGAACTCCGTTTTTCTTCCGGCTGGCGTTATGAAGCGGTGCAGGAGGAGCTCTTCCCTGATTTTGTCATCTCTGAGTTCCTCTGGGAGCTCGTTGAAGTTTTTAGCTCTAATCAAAGCCCTAACTACCTCCCAGCCGTCCGGAAAAAGCGAGTTGAAATAGCTTTTCAGCCACTTCTCATCGATTGAACGGACGAAAAGTTCCCCCTCGCGCAAGAGCCGGTAATAGGTGTGGTGTTTGTGGACCTCGAAGGCCTTCTTAAACCTCGCTTTACTCCTCTTTATCGCGCTCCCCGAGTCCCTCTCCACCAGTCCCGCTTCCATAAGTTCCCTTACCGCGTCCTCGATGAGGGGAAGCGGAAGCTCGCTTATCCTCGCCATCATCTTGGCGTAATCTACGGTGGCCTTTCTTAGGTGGGCTAGGACGTAGAGGTGAACCGGTAAAAGCTTAAGGCCTTTGAATGAAGCGGGATGTTCTCCTCGCGTACTTCCGCCACTCATCGCCGAACCTCTCCTCAAGGGCTTTCTCTTCCTCGCCTATGAAGGCCAGAACCGAGAGCCAGTAGATAACCGGGAGGAAGAGCATAAAGCCACCTATCACCAGTGAAAAGCCGGGGAGAATCAGAAAGCCCCAGATGGCGTATATCGGGTGCCTGACCCTAGAGTAACACCCCTTCGTCAAAAGCTCGCCCCTCGCGTAGGCCTTTGAAACCTGAAGGTAGCAGACGAGCCAGAGGGTCAGTCCGGAAACGAGGAGGAAGAGGCCGAGGAGGGGGAAGGCTAAGCCCATGCCAGACCTCCCGTTAAGATAAAAGGCCAGAAGGGCGTAGGAACCCGAGGCAAGTCCGACCTTTGGTTCGATTCCCCAGAACCTCATGCTCACTCCTCTAAGATTGGCTTCCCGATGGCCTTTTTCTTCTCCTGCACCTGCTCCCACAGCTCGTCGAAGTTCTCAACGAGCCTCTGAAGGGCGAGCTTTAAGTCCCTCGTCCTTGTGAAGAAGGCCACCTTGTTGGTCTTGTCACGAATTCTTAGAAAGTTGGGGCCCATTCTGAACGCTGCCAAAACGTCAACGTCCAAAAGCTGGCCTACAACGGCCTTGAACTTCCTCGGGTCGCCGTGGCCTTCGTCGTGCTCCTCCTCGATGTCCTTGGCCCTGTTGGGCCTCTTCTCAAGGAGTTTAACGTTCCCGTCTTCACAGATTTCATAGATCGCGAAGAACTCCGAATCGCCGTAGTGGGCATCTATGAGGTGTTCATCGTCCTCCATTCCAAAAGCAACTTTGAGGCATCTTTTCTCCATTGGCATCACCGGGAGAAAAATCGAAAGAGGATTTAAAAGCATTAGGTCTGCCTAATCAAAGGTCGATGTCTTCGAACCACTGCTCCAGTAAATCCTCCGGGATGT encodes:
- a CDS encoding methyltransferase, with product MVALREGRSLKSEFAPKFAFWFSWWAVIVLVGIYTGGELPDRLRWLTVPLGLSMMAYGLLLNAIAGRTLKKYGHFDIRKGIRKPERLVTVGIYSCMRHPAQFGSIFFGWGLALLTSNAYAILLAGWYSFSALYFILA
- a CDS encoding DUF2250 domain-containing protein is translated as MSGGSTRGEHPASFKGLKLLPVHLYVLAHLRKATVDYAKMMARISELPLPLIEDAVRELMEAGLVERDSGSAIKRSKARFKKAFEVHKHHTYYRLLREGELFVRSIDEKWLKSYFNSLFPDGWEVVRALIRAKNFNELPEELRDDKIREELLLHRFITPAGRKTEFFKLLVEFLGFG
- a CDS encoding isoprenylcysteine carboxylmethyltransferase family protein; the encoded protein is MRFWGIEPKVGLASGSYALLAFYLNGRSGMGLAFPLLGLFLLVSGLTLWLVCYLQVSKAYARGELLTKGCYSRVRHPIYAIWGFLILPGFSLVIGGFMLFLPVIYWLSVLAFIGEEEKALEERFGDEWRKYARRTSRFIQRP
- a CDS encoding NifB/NifX family molybdenum-iron cluster-binding protein, producing the protein MPMEKRCLKVAFGMEDDEHLIDAHYGDSEFFAIYEICEDGNVKLLEKRPNRAKDIEEEHDEGHGDPRKFKAVVGQLLDVDVLAAFRMGPNFLRIRDKTNKVAFFTRTRDLKLALQRLVENFDELWEQVQEKKKAIGKPILEE